One genomic window of Polyangium aurulentum includes the following:
- a CDS encoding multiheme c-type cytochrome — translation MRRALPSWALVLSLAMGAGIAACQGCRTPPAATAEDDAAASTQPTLRLYVLSTVAGAIEPCGCTKDQLGGVDHLAALLRNEAGSAPASLVVGAGPMLFSDPSFKKEESAQYDWKAETMAVAAQDIGLVAWAPGANDWAAGPEALGRYVKASGAALLAGNLEGAPSATGVVVREVNGIKVGIVGVSDPRDRMGGGPAGLTAKPAADAVRDGIAEAKKQGARILVGLAAMPRGEALRLADTFPELHVLVVGKPSESGHTNDAPKSPMLVGNTLVVETSNHLQTVGVVDLHVRSRDDGQLVFADAGGVERGEQLISLSERIHDLETRIASWEKGGKVKAEDLAARKADLEKLRAERAKLEEPAPAPKGSFFRYRLVEVREKLGSDPKVQSRLVDYYKRVNDHNRTAFADRKPTPAAEGQASFIGIEACTACHDEERAVWDKTGHAKAYETLEKDFKEFNLDCVSCHVTGYGKPGGSTVTFVEKLKDVQCEECHGPGSLHAKKPDKKGLITLKPDPQSCVSQCHHPPHVENFDPVAKMELILGPGHGKD, via the coding sequence ATGCGCCGTGCCCTTCCGAGCTGGGCCCTCGTTCTTTCCCTCGCCATGGGGGCCGGCATTGCCGCGTGCCAGGGCTGCCGAACGCCTCCCGCCGCGACCGCCGAGGACGACGCCGCCGCGAGCACGCAGCCCACGTTGCGGCTGTACGTGCTCAGCACCGTGGCCGGCGCGATCGAGCCGTGCGGCTGCACCAAGGACCAGCTCGGCGGCGTCGATCACCTGGCCGCGCTGCTGCGCAACGAGGCGGGCTCTGCGCCTGCGAGCCTCGTCGTCGGCGCCGGGCCGATGCTGTTCAGCGACCCGAGCTTCAAGAAGGAAGAGTCGGCCCAATACGACTGGAAAGCCGAGACCATGGCGGTCGCGGCGCAGGACATCGGGCTCGTGGCGTGGGCGCCGGGCGCCAATGACTGGGCCGCGGGCCCGGAGGCGCTCGGCCGCTACGTGAAGGCCTCGGGCGCTGCATTGCTCGCGGGCAACCTGGAGGGCGCGCCCTCGGCCACGGGCGTGGTCGTGCGCGAGGTCAATGGGATCAAGGTCGGCATCGTCGGCGTGAGCGATCCGCGCGACCGGATGGGCGGGGGGCCCGCGGGGCTCACGGCGAAGCCCGCGGCCGACGCGGTCCGGGATGGAATCGCCGAGGCCAAGAAGCAGGGCGCGCGCATCCTCGTCGGGCTCGCGGCCATGCCCCGCGGCGAGGCGCTGCGCCTGGCCGACACCTTCCCCGAGCTGCACGTGCTCGTCGTCGGAAAGCCGAGCGAATCCGGCCACACGAACGACGCGCCGAAATCGCCGATGCTCGTGGGCAACACGCTCGTCGTCGAGACCTCGAATCACCTGCAAACGGTGGGCGTCGTGGATCTCCACGTCCGGTCCCGGGACGACGGGCAGCTCGTCTTCGCGGACGCGGGCGGGGTCGAGCGCGGCGAGCAGCTCATCAGTTTGTCCGAGCGCATTCACGATCTCGAGACGCGCATCGCTTCGTGGGAGAAGGGCGGCAAGGTCAAGGCCGAGGATCTCGCCGCGCGCAAGGCCGATCTCGAGAAGCTGCGCGCCGAGCGCGCCAAGCTCGAGGAGCCCGCGCCCGCGCCGAAGGGCAGCTTCTTCCGTTATCGCCTCGTCGAGGTGCGCGAGAAGCTCGGCAGCGACCCGAAGGTGCAGAGCCGGCTCGTCGATTACTACAAGCGCGTCAACGACCACAACCGCACGGCCTTCGCCGATCGCAAGCCCACGCCCGCGGCCGAGGGCCAGGCGAGCTTCATCGGCATCGAGGCCTGCACGGCGTGCCACGACGAGGAGCGCGCGGTCTGGGACAAGACGGGCCACGCGAAGGCGTACGAGACGCTCGAGAAGGACTTCAAGGAGTTCAACCTCGATTGCGTGAGCTGCCACGTGACCGGCTACGGCAAGCCGGGCGGGTCGACCGTGACCTTCGTCGAGAAGCTCAAGGATGTGCAATGCGAGGAGTGCCACGGGCCGGGCTCGCTGCACGCGAAGAAGCCCGACAAGAAGGGCCTCATCACCCTGAAGCCCGACCCGCAATCGTGCGTCTCCCAGTGCCATCACCCGCCCCACGTCGAGAACTTCGATCCGGTGGCGAAGATGGAGCTGATCCTGGGGCCGGGGCACGGCAAAGACTGA
- a CDS encoding response regulator, producing the protein MARVLIVDDEKTYDRSLSVELLLQGFEVAVATTAKEAFLALEECPDVDLVLIETLLPGLDAHGLRRRLRAAYPEIRVAFTGSFRLSTRREHLAGWGVARILPKPSAPSAPN; encoded by the coding sequence ATGGCCCGCGTGCTCATCGTCGACGACGAGAAGACCTACGACCGCTCGCTCTCGGTCGAGCTGCTGTTGCAAGGGTTCGAGGTCGCCGTCGCGACCACCGCCAAGGAGGCGTTCCTGGCGCTCGAGGAGTGCCCCGACGTCGACCTCGTCCTCATCGAGACGCTCCTGCCTGGCCTCGACGCGCATGGCCTGCGGCGCCGCCTGCGGGCCGCGTACCCCGAGATCCGCGTCGCCTTCACCGGCAGCTTCCGCCTCTCGACCCGCCGCGAGCACCTCGCGGGCTGGGGCGTCGCGCGCATCCTCCCCAAGCCCTCCGCGCCCTCCGCGCCCAACTGA
- a CDS encoding endonuclease V, translating into MLAAVDVSYGEREAVAACVVFGAWEDATGAHELTARIDSPEPYVPGAFYKRELPCILAVLAKVGEPLEVVVVDGYVWLSGEGRKGLGAHLFEALGGRVVVVGVAKTGFAGASHAIAVLRGKSEKPLHVTAAGVPVETAASWVARMHGKDRMPTLLRRVDRLCRDALAAGSLT; encoded by the coding sequence GTGCTCGCCGCGGTCGACGTGAGCTATGGCGAGCGCGAGGCCGTCGCCGCGTGCGTCGTCTTCGGCGCGTGGGAAGACGCGACGGGCGCGCACGAGCTGACGGCGCGCATCGATTCGCCCGAGCCTTACGTGCCCGGAGCTTTCTATAAACGCGAATTGCCGTGCATCCTGGCCGTGCTCGCGAAGGTCGGCGAGCCGCTCGAGGTCGTCGTCGTCGACGGCTACGTCTGGCTGAGCGGCGAGGGCCGAAAGGGGCTCGGGGCGCACCTGTTCGAGGCGCTCGGGGGGCGCGTGGTCGTGGTGGGCGTCGCGAAGACGGGGTTTGCCGGCGCGAGCCACGCAATCGCCGTCCTGCGGGGCAAGAGCGAGAAGCCGCTGCACGTGACCGCGGCCGGCGTCCCCGTCGAGACGGCCGCGTCCTGGGTCGCGCGCATGCACGGCAAGGATCGCATGCCCACGCTGCTCCGGCGTGTCGACAGGCTCTGTCGGGATGCGCTCGCAGCGGGCTCACTGACATAG
- a CDS encoding MlaD family protein codes for MGIEVNKAAKVGIMTAALAVAAYGGYRFVSRDAGSDGGYRVWAHLPDVTGVAPHSRVMISGIQVGTVDRIWLDQGHARVDIKMNPDTPLFVDAAIGKRASSLIGENYIVLTPGTEGQAQIPDRGQITHYIQEPSIEQLQGQVSDILKDVKSVTESLRGSVGTDTGKDQLEKILKNLAEVTEQLNETVKENRNAVKDTITNINNITNQSQPNINAILGNLRQVTDDVRKMTGATTGEGGKPGELRNAAARIDKATTSLESALQHADAVAARVDRGEGTLGRLTKDETLINEVESAVEDVGEMVGGIGRLQTVVGLRTDYNFLANTIKSYVELRLQPSEDKYYSIELVNDPRGLTTFEQIDVDTTNPNDPPHYREVRTVTTNAFRFSFQFAKRFGPFTGRFGIKESTGGLGLDLHLLDDRFELRQDLFGFGEQVSPRWRVALAYEFIRKLWLLGGVDDILNADRRDYFIGLQLRFTDRDLKTILPFVPASL; via the coding sequence TTGGGCATCGAGGTAAACAAGGCCGCGAAGGTCGGCATCATGACCGCTGCGCTCGCGGTCGCCGCGTACGGGGGCTATCGCTTCGTCTCGCGCGACGCGGGATCGGACGGCGGCTATCGCGTCTGGGCTCACCTGCCGGACGTGACGGGCGTGGCGCCGCACTCGCGGGTCATGATTTCCGGCATCCAGGTGGGGACGGTCGATCGCATCTGGCTCGATCAGGGCCACGCGCGGGTCGACATCAAGATGAACCCCGACACGCCGCTCTTCGTCGACGCGGCCATCGGAAAGCGCGCCTCCAGCCTCATCGGCGAGAACTACATCGTTCTCACGCCTGGGACGGAGGGCCAAGCGCAGATCCCGGATCGGGGGCAGATCACGCATTACATCCAGGAGCCGTCGATCGAGCAGCTCCAGGGGCAGGTCTCGGACATCCTGAAGGACGTCAAGTCGGTCACCGAGTCCCTGCGCGGCAGCGTGGGAACGGACACGGGCAAGGATCAGCTCGAGAAGATCCTGAAGAACCTCGCCGAGGTGACCGAGCAGCTGAACGAGACGGTGAAGGAAAACCGCAACGCGGTCAAAGACACCATCACCAACATCAACAACATCACGAACCAGTCGCAGCCGAACATCAACGCGATCCTCGGCAACCTGCGGCAGGTGACGGACGACGTCCGCAAGATGACGGGCGCGACCACGGGCGAGGGCGGCAAGCCGGGCGAGCTGCGCAACGCGGCGGCGCGCATCGACAAGGCGACGACGTCGCTCGAATCGGCGCTGCAGCACGCGGACGCCGTGGCCGCGCGCGTCGATCGCGGCGAGGGCACGCTCGGGCGGCTCACGAAGGACGAGACCTTGATCAACGAGGTCGAGAGCGCCGTCGAGGACGTGGGCGAGATGGTGGGCGGGATCGGCCGATTGCAGACCGTCGTCGGCCTGCGGACCGATTACAACTTCCTCGCGAACACCATCAAGAGCTACGTCGAGCTGCGGCTCCAGCCGTCCGAGGACAAGTATTACTCGATCGAGCTGGTGAACGACCCGCGCGGCCTCACCACGTTCGAGCAGATCGACGTCGACACGACGAACCCGAACGACCCGCCGCATTATCGCGAGGTCCGGACGGTCACGACGAACGCATTCCGTTTCTCGTTCCAGTTCGCCAAGCGCTTCGGTCCGTTCACGGGCCGGTTCGGCATCAAGGAATCGACGGGCGGCCTCGGGCTCGATCTGCACCTGCTCGACGACCGGTTCGAGCTGCGGCAGGACCTCTTCGGCTTCGGCGAGCAGGTCTCGCCGCGCTGGAGGGTGGCGCTCGCGTACGAGTTCATCCGCAAGCTGTGGCTGCTCGGCGGCGTCGACGACATCCTCAATGCCGACCGGCGCGATTACTTCATCGGCCTGCAGCTCCGGTTCACCGACAGGGACCTGAAGACGATCCTGCCCTTCGTGCCGGCGTCGCTCTAG
- a CDS encoding tetratricopeptide repeat protein, which yields MPSWLPAYNAEQRALLAPVDTHIQVPAARVYPDLGRFRYARDVKLDDIRRTLRFSILVADVLEKSPRFYALGDARPELSNIAAQYGPPGPTEPDPWETVKVDKKTGDRDLVRAPLDEPARADYARAEALRAKGDVPGAIEALRATFKRTSKPAIGLALADLLAQSGDDGEAFNAYRITIAEEPTLASAHAGLAAVHERAGRREDARRELAEAIAYHPSSRRALALADKLTGGRATKNNAERVTPFSIFLDVDTVGAVHVAWSGGEPARFYAGCRAILRYEPEVRRTLFDDPPGTPYYLSMVEEMVCIEAAIGAYVAERMTDKEAPFDHGMETLVRLAHEEGLAGYAMTEILGRFRPERARVAPPDVHRAMVRYVERVVLGEPLEEDAPGGVFTAEL from the coding sequence GTGCCTTCCTGGCTCCCCGCGTACAACGCCGAGCAGCGCGCGCTGCTCGCGCCCGTCGATACCCACATCCAGGTCCCCGCCGCGCGCGTCTATCCCGACCTCGGGCGCTTCCGTTACGCCCGCGACGTCAAGCTGGACGACATCCGCCGCACCTTGCGATTTTCGATCCTCGTCGCCGACGTGCTCGAGAAATCGCCGCGCTTCTACGCGCTCGGTGACGCGCGGCCCGAGCTTTCCAACATCGCCGCCCAGTACGGCCCCCCAGGCCCCACGGAGCCCGATCCCTGGGAGACCGTGAAAGTCGACAAGAAAACCGGCGATCGTGACCTCGTCCGGGCCCCGCTCGACGAGCCCGCCCGCGCCGATTACGCGCGCGCCGAGGCCCTGCGCGCAAAAGGAGACGTCCCAGGCGCAATCGAGGCCTTGCGCGCCACCTTCAAACGCACCTCCAAGCCCGCCATCGGGCTCGCCCTGGCCGATCTGCTCGCCCAGAGCGGCGACGACGGGGAGGCGTTCAACGCCTACCGCATCACGATCGCCGAGGAGCCCACGCTCGCGTCGGCGCACGCGGGGCTCGCCGCGGTCCATGAACGAGCCGGCAGGCGTGAGGACGCTCGCCGCGAGCTGGCCGAGGCCATCGCCTATCATCCGTCCTCACGCCGCGCCCTCGCCCTCGCGGACAAGCTCACCGGCGGACGCGCCACCAAGAACAACGCCGAGCGGGTGACGCCGTTCTCGATCTTCCTCGACGTCGACACCGTGGGCGCCGTCCACGTGGCCTGGTCGGGCGGCGAACCCGCGCGCTTCTACGCCGGGTGCCGCGCCATCTTGCGCTACGAGCCCGAGGTCCGCAGGACGCTCTTCGACGATCCGCCGGGCACGCCCTATTACCTGAGCATGGTCGAGGAGATGGTCTGCATCGAAGCCGCCATCGGCGCGTACGTGGCCGAGCGCATGACCGACAAGGAGGCGCCGTTCGACCACGGCATGGAGACGCTCGTCCGCCTCGCCCACGAGGAGGGCCTCGCGGGCTACGCGATGACCGAGATTCTCGGCCGTTTCCGGCCCGAGCGGGCGCGCGTGGCGCCGCCCGACGTGCATCGCGCCATGGTTCGCTACGTCGAACGCGTCGTGCTCGGCGAGCCGCTCGAAGAAGATGCCCCGGGCGGCGTGTTCACGGCGGAGCTGTAG
- a CDS encoding CAP domain-containing protein, producing the protein MVKSPQAMKRFRPSVSRALRGAAFTAALALPLALPFAASADAPALRVNWRAAISSPRAAPAPDPQHASLLSLCGPADGALMEVAAQHARRQLEGAPSLTADELSFSLRAAGDPHVWAKAWSLSGAGLEDADTAKRFKSWISTFHTLGARRCGVAKIDGDKGRSVATVITFDALADIAPIPTTARVGQWIKLEGTMLVPASGVQVVLLGPRAAPKTVPSSLSGNRIKSTFAVDQPGPWLVQVLATVSTGPRPVLEATVYAGQKPPTEFVRSPVPGEEAAAGAKDDAEAMLRMINAARVAEGIDPLVRDPALDKVAQAHSDEMMKARLVGHDVGGGDPRARLAAAGLKAKIAGENVASASSLQNAHRALWASPSHRGNLLLNRFNRVGVAVTRSADGSVWVTEMFAG; encoded by the coding sequence ATGGTGAAGAGCCCGCAGGCGATGAAACGCTTCCGTCCTTCCGTCTCCCGTGCCCTCCGGGGCGCAGCCTTCACGGCCGCGCTCGCCCTTCCCCTCGCGCTCCCCTTCGCCGCCTCCGCCGACGCGCCCGCGCTGCGCGTGAACTGGCGCGCCGCGATCTCCTCCCCTCGCGCAGCCCCCGCGCCCGACCCGCAGCACGCCTCGCTGCTCTCGCTCTGCGGTCCCGCCGATGGCGCGCTGATGGAAGTCGCGGCCCAGCATGCTCGCCGTCAGCTCGAGGGGGCGCCGAGCCTCACGGCGGACGAGCTGTCCTTCTCGCTGCGCGCCGCGGGCGATCCGCACGTCTGGGCCAAGGCGTGGTCGCTCTCGGGCGCGGGGCTCGAGGACGCGGACACGGCGAAGCGCTTCAAGAGCTGGATCAGCACCTTCCACACGCTCGGCGCGCGCCGCTGCGGCGTGGCCAAGATCGACGGCGACAAGGGTCGCTCGGTCGCCACGGTGATCACCTTCGACGCGCTCGCCGACATCGCGCCGATCCCGACCACGGCCCGCGTCGGGCAGTGGATCAAGCTCGAAGGAACGATGCTCGTGCCCGCGTCGGGCGTGCAGGTGGTGCTGCTCGGCCCGCGCGCGGCTCCGAAGACGGTGCCCAGCTCGCTGTCGGGCAACCGGATCAAGTCGACCTTCGCGGTGGACCAACCCGGGCCCTGGCTCGTGCAGGTGCTCGCCACGGTGTCGACGGGGCCGAGGCCGGTGCTCGAGGCGACGGTGTACGCGGGGCAAAAGCCGCCGACGGAGTTCGTGCGCTCGCCGGTGCCCGGAGAGGAAGCCGCGGCAGGCGCGAAGGACGACGCGGAGGCGATGCTGCGGATGATCAACGCTGCGCGCGTGGCCGAGGGGATCGATCCGCTGGTGCGTGATCCGGCGCTCGACAAGGTGGCGCAGGCGCACTCGGACGAGATGATGAAGGCGCGCCTCGTGGGGCACGACGTGGGCGGAGGCGACCCGCGGGCGAGGCTCGCCGCGGCGGGGCTCAAGGCCAAGATCGCCGGCGAGAACGTGGCGAGCGCGAGCTCGCTCCAGAACGCGCACCGGGCGCTGTGGGCGAGCCCGTCGCATCGAGGCAACCTGCTGCTCAACCGCTTCAACCGCGTCGGCGTCGCCGTCACGCGGAGCGCCGATGGCTCGGTGTGGGTGACCGAGATGTTCGCCGGTTAG
- a CDS encoding cation diffusion facilitator family transporter, whose amino-acid sequence MSGARPADGVSKKRGHSKAEAEHRHADGPGHPHDHAGHGHDHSDHDHDHDHDHDHDHDHDHDHDHHGHGHGIAELRHTPFRRLVMAFGITASFMLVEAVMGFWSGSLALVADAGHMLADAAALGLAMIAQRIAGKARTRSRTYGSRRAEVLAAFANGVALALTAVWIFGEAVQRFREPQAVEAGVMTATAAAGLVVNLVAAAMLSAGSHGHNVNTRAALAHVLSDALGSVGAIVGGVLILTLGWTRADPAISAVIAVLILWGGFRLVRDTSHVLMEGSPIEIDIAHVEDTILRVPGVVGFHDLHVWSISEGFDVLTVHVVIASGHHGIDVVQAVSRRLREVHKLDHCTIQPEPAQEDRLVPLRRKPDEPARTG is encoded by the coding sequence ATGTCGGGCGCCCGACCGGCGGACGGAGTGAGCAAAAAGCGCGGCCACAGCAAGGCCGAAGCCGAGCATCGCCACGCGGACGGACCCGGCCACCCGCACGACCACGCAGGGCACGGTCACGATCACAGCGACCACGACCACGACCACGACCACGACCACGATCACGATCACGATCACGACCACGACCACGACCATCACGGCCACGGTCACGGCATCGCGGAGCTGAGACACACGCCGTTTCGACGGCTGGTGATGGCCTTCGGGATCACGGCGAGCTTCATGCTCGTCGAGGCGGTCATGGGCTTCTGGTCGGGCAGCCTCGCGCTCGTGGCGGACGCCGGGCACATGCTCGCGGACGCGGCGGCGCTCGGGCTCGCGATGATCGCCCAGCGCATCGCGGGCAAGGCGCGCACGCGATCGCGCACGTACGGCTCACGGCGCGCGGAGGTGCTCGCGGCGTTCGCGAACGGCGTCGCGCTCGCGCTCACGGCGGTGTGGATCTTCGGCGAGGCGGTGCAGCGCTTCCGCGAGCCGCAAGCCGTCGAGGCGGGCGTGATGACGGCGACGGCGGCGGCGGGCCTCGTGGTGAACCTCGTCGCGGCGGCGATGCTCTCGGCCGGCTCGCACGGGCACAACGTCAACACGCGCGCGGCGCTCGCTCACGTGCTCTCCGACGCGCTCGGCTCGGTGGGCGCGATCGTCGGCGGCGTGCTCATCTTGACGCTCGGCTGGACGCGGGCCGATCCGGCCATCAGCGCGGTCATCGCCGTGCTCATCCTCTGGGGCGGCTTCCGGCTCGTGCGCGACACCTCGCACGTGCTGATGGAGGGCAGCCCCATCGAGATCGACATCGCGCACGTGGAGGACACCATCCTGCGCGTGCCCGGCGTCGTGGGCTTCCACGACCTGCACGTCTGGTCGATTTCGGAGGGCTTCGACGTGCTCACCGTGCACGTCGTCATCGCCTCGGGGCATCACGGCATCGACGTCGTGCAGGCCGTCAGCCGCCGCCTGCGCGAGGTGCACAAGCTCGATCACTGCACGATCCAGCCCGAGCCCGCGCAAGAAGACCGCCTCGTTCCCCTGCGCCGCAAGCCCGACGAGCCCGCGCGCACGGGCTGA
- the orn gene encoding oligoribonuclease: MGDAPDRLVWVDLEMTGLDPERCAIVEIATIVTDTELSILEEGPNLVIHQPEEVLATMNDFVRDLHTRSGLLERIRASTVTTSEAAQKTFSFIQRHCVKGTARLCGNSVWKDREFLERYMPDVVGYLHYRIIDVSTLKELVRRWCPPDRLPPRKKETHRALDDIRESIEELAFYRQLLFSPFRAPAKDRL, from the coding sequence ATGGGTGATGCCCCCGATCGGCTTGTCTGGGTCGACCTCGAGATGACCGGCCTCGATCCCGAGCGGTGCGCGATCGTCGAGATCGCCACCATCGTGACCGACACCGAGCTGTCGATCCTCGAAGAGGGCCCGAACCTCGTCATCCACCAGCCCGAGGAGGTGCTCGCGACGATGAACGACTTCGTTCGCGATCTGCACACCCGCTCCGGGCTGCTCGAGCGCATCCGCGCCTCGACCGTGACCACGAGCGAGGCCGCGCAGAAGACGTTCTCGTTCATCCAGCGCCATTGCGTGAAGGGCACGGCTCGGCTCTGCGGAAACTCGGTATGGAAAGACCGCGAGTTCCTCGAGCGATACATGCCCGACGTCGTGGGCTACCTGCACTATCGGATCATCGACGTCTCCACCCTGAAGGAGCTGGTGCGCAGGTGGTGCCCCCCGGATCGCCTGCCGCCCAGGAAGAAAGAGACCCACCGCGCCCTCGACGACATCCGCGAGTCGATCGAGGAGCTCGCCTTCTATCGACAGCTCCTCTTCTCGCCCTTCCGCGCGCCCGCGAAAGACCGGCTGTAA
- a CDS encoding ABC transporter permease — translation MFGRVLAVALNTYRESVRARILLGLAGVAFAVALYSLVVGAFTLKNAPRVVSDLGAASISIFSLAVAIIIGATSLHRELEQKTVFPILARPIRRGEYLVGKYLGTLITIAVFIMADAGLVMLLEAAIARDASPLVVRTSAGLAFGLATALALAAWKIPAARTYGPIPWAAAMLVAGALLASPDERRVVLGSGALTLLEIGIVAGFATLFSSFSTPFLSALMTLGVFLVGRSADSLAKLPPKMFGEAAHQAGLALSKVVPNLQIFVPPRPLLVGEVVDVKLASYLGMATLTSIGWSVGLLAVAVLVFNERDFL, via the coding sequence ATGTTCGGCCGGGTGCTCGCCGTCGCGCTCAACACCTACCGCGAGTCGGTCCGCGCGCGCATCCTGCTCGGGCTCGCGGGTGTCGCGTTCGCGGTCGCGCTCTACTCGCTGGTGGTCGGAGCTTTCACCCTGAAGAACGCGCCGCGTGTGGTGAGCGACCTCGGCGCCGCGAGCATCTCGATCTTCAGCCTCGCCGTCGCGATCATCATCGGCGCCACCTCGCTGCACCGCGAGCTCGAGCAGAAGACCGTCTTCCCGATCCTCGCCCGCCCCATCCGGCGCGGCGAGTACCTCGTCGGCAAGTACCTCGGCACGCTGATCACGATCGCCGTCTTCATCATGGCCGACGCGGGGCTCGTGATGCTGCTCGAGGCCGCCATCGCGCGCGACGCGAGCCCGCTCGTCGTGCGCACGAGCGCCGGCCTCGCCTTCGGCCTCGCCACGGCGCTCGCCCTCGCCGCATGGAAAATCCCGGCCGCGCGCACGTACGGCCCGATCCCGTGGGCCGCCGCGATGCTCGTCGCGGGCGCCCTGCTCGCCTCCCCCGACGAGCGGCGCGTGGTGCTCGGATCGGGCGCGCTCACCCTGCTCGAGATCGGCATCGTGGCTGGCTTCGCGACGCTCTTCTCGTCGTTCTCCACGCCCTTCCTCTCGGCGCTGATGACGCTCGGCGTATTCCTGGTCGGCCGCAGCGCGGACAGCCTGGCGAAGCTGCCGCCGAAGATGTTCGGCGAAGCCGCGCACCAGGCGGGCCTCGCGCTCTCGAAGGTCGTCCCCAACCTGCAGATCTTCGTCCCGCCGCGCCCGCTCCTCGTGGGCGAGGTGGTGGACGTGAAGCTCGCGAGCTACCTCGGCATGGCGACGCTCACGTCGATCGGTTGGTCCGTCGGCCTGCTCGCGGTGGCGGTGCTCGTCTTCAACGAGCGAGACTTTCTGTGA
- a CDS encoding alpha/beta fold hydrolase: MKSGKGNGRSQTFPFPTKRISLRQGEVAYFDHGSGEPMLFVHGLVGDFTHFEHIVGPLARHFRVMGLDLPGCGLSCKPDVRHTIDRYADVVLEFMDRMRLDRVTLVGHSAGGQVVAHTALAAPERVNKLVLVDAAGMRRFAPALRQLALSVVKPWLLSRTLDWLAMPMLGQVFVVRNHYTEKFVNDSLDRPLYPTMHEMAKVFHDLAPDLLSPTIVENAAHFKMPVLVVWGDKDRLIPKESVTEVAARLPRVTLQRIPGCGHMPMIECPDRVVRAISEFCEAGAVTRELSA; this comes from the coding sequence GTGAAATCAGGCAAAGGCAACGGGCGGTCCCAGACGTTTCCCTTTCCCACCAAGCGCATCTCGCTGAGGCAGGGCGAGGTCGCATACTTCGATCATGGCAGTGGCGAGCCGATGTTGTTCGTTCACGGGCTCGTCGGAGATTTCACGCACTTCGAGCACATCGTCGGCCCGCTCGCGCGGCATTTTCGCGTGATGGGCCTCGATTTGCCGGGTTGCGGTCTCTCGTGCAAACCCGACGTTCGGCACACGATCGATCGGTACGCCGACGTGGTGCTCGAATTCATGGACCGGATGAGGCTCGATCGGGTCACGCTCGTCGGGCACTCGGCCGGCGGCCAGGTCGTCGCGCACACGGCCCTGGCGGCGCCGGAGCGGGTCAACAAGCTCGTCCTGGTCGATGCGGCCGGCATGCGGCGCTTCGCCCCCGCGCTGCGGCAGCTCGCGCTGTCCGTCGTGAAGCCGTGGCTCCTCTCTCGGACGCTCGATTGGCTGGCGATGCCGATGCTGGGTCAGGTGTTCGTGGTAAGGAATCACTATACGGAGAAATTCGTAAACGACTCTCTTGACCGGCCCCTTTATCCCACGATGCACGAGATGGCCAAGGTCTTCCACGATCTCGCGCCGGACCTGCTTTCGCCCACGATCGTGGAAAATGCAGCGCACTTCAAGATGCCCGTCTTGGTTGTCTGGGGCGATAAGGATCGGTTGATTCCGAAGGAAAGCGTAACGGAGGTGGCAGCTCGCCTACCGCGAGTTACACTGCAGCGAATTCCCGGATGCGGGCACATGCCGATGATCGAATGCCCGGACAGGGTGGTCCGGGCGATCTCGGAGTTCTGCGAAGCCGGGGCCGTCACAAGGGAACTGTCTGCATGA